A genomic window from Labrus bergylta chromosome 7, fLabBer1.1, whole genome shotgun sequence includes:
- the LOC109989917 gene encoding charged multivesicular body protein 4b-like, producing MSQFVKMFSGGEKVKKTCQQDDVEKLQVREELLLKKEQYLKKKIEQELQFVKTISTKNRKVALQALRRKKWYEKHLKNIDSALKAITSAHEHIDIVIKMDDLMKDFKEEPADTLDMSDNLHTSVSLGLEFDEGELLAELERLEKNLAESLAESREERVSCQRELSTASPSNPVTESPPPPPPSPEPEPEPTYISRPPPTILITAPSQEDLFASPPTMTIADALKERRPLCTPFIVGNKLVTGK from the exons ATGTCTCAGTTTGTGAAGATGTTCAGCGGAGGAGAAAAGGTGAAGAAGACCTGCCAACAAGACGACGTAGAGAAACTTCAGGTCAGAGAGGAGTTGCTTCTGAAGAAGGAACAATATCTGAAGAAAAAGATTGAGCAGGAACTTCAGTTTGTCAAGACAATCAgcacaaaaaacagaaagg TGGCTCTTCAGGCGCTGAGGAGAAAGAAGTGGTACGAGAAACATCTCAAGAACATTGACAGTGCTTTAAAAGCCATTACGTCTGCTCATGAACACAT AGATATCGTCATCAAGATGGATGACCTGATGAAGGACTTCAAGGAGGAGCCGGCTGACACTCTGGACATGTCAGACAACCTCCACACCTCTGTGAGCCTCGGATTAGAATTTGATGAG GGCGAGCTGCTGGCAGAGCTTGAGAGGCTGGAGAAGAATCTGGCTGAGAGTCTGGCAGAGAGTAGGGAGGAGAGAGTCTCTTGTCAAAGAGAGCTGTCCACTGCATCACCCTCCAATCCAG TTACAGAGAGtcctccaccaccaccgccCAGCCCcgagccagagccagagccaaCTTACATCTCCCGACCTCCACCTACCATCCTCATCACAGCTCCATCACAAGAAGACCTCTTTGCCTCACCGCCCACGATGACGATAGCTGACGCACTCAAAGAGCGGAGGCCTCTGTGCACGCCTTTCATAGTGGGGAATAAACTGGTAACTGGAAAGTAA